The following are encoded in a window of Fischerella sp. PCC 9605 genomic DNA:
- a CDS encoding aspartate ammonia-lyase: MTQQTNSQSRIERDSMGDRQIPSSVYYGIQTLRATENFPISGIKPLPTYVDACVLIKKATAIVNGELGCIPQDISQAIIQAADEVLAGKFRDQFVVDVYQAGAGTSHHMNINEVLANRALEILGDEKGNYKRVSPNDHVNYGQSTNDVIPTAIRIGGLLALSRTLHPALETAIAALEAKASEFQDIVRSGRTHMQDAVPVRLGENFRAWVQILTEHQNRIYAASGDLMVLGLGGSAAGTGLNTHPQYRTRVVETLSELINTPLQPAPHLMAAMQSMAPFVNVSGALRNLAQDLVKISHDLRLMDSGPKTGLKEIQLPPVQPGSSIMPGKYNPVMAEMTSMVCFQVMGYDSAIALAAQAGQLELNVMMPLIAYNLIHSIEILGNTIAVLTERCIQGITANRERCLAYAEGSLALVTALNTHIGYLNAAAVAKESLETGKSLRQIVLEKGLMSEAELAKVLNLEQMSQIVPLE, encoded by the coding sequence ATGACTCAACAAACTAATTCCCAATCCAGAATAGAACGCGATTCGATGGGCGATCGCCAAATCCCTAGTAGTGTTTACTACGGTATACAAACACTACGTGCCACAGAAAACTTCCCCATCAGTGGTATTAAGCCTTTACCTACGTACGTAGATGCTTGCGTTTTGATTAAAAAAGCTACGGCTATAGTCAACGGCGAACTAGGTTGTATTCCCCAAGATATCAGTCAGGCAATAATTCAAGCTGCGGATGAAGTGCTAGCTGGCAAGTTCCGCGATCAGTTCGTGGTAGATGTGTATCAAGCTGGTGCTGGCACTTCTCATCACATGAATATTAACGAGGTTCTAGCAAATCGGGCGTTAGAAATTCTCGGCGATGAGAAAGGTAACTACAAGCGTGTCAGTCCCAATGATCACGTTAACTACGGGCAGTCTACCAATGATGTGATTCCAACAGCAATTCGTATTGGTGGTTTATTGGCGTTGTCCAGAACACTGCACCCAGCTTTGGAGACGGCGATCGCGGCATTAGAGGCAAAAGCCTCGGAATTCCAAGATATCGTTCGTTCTGGTAGAACCCACATGCAAGACGCCGTACCTGTGCGCTTGGGTGAAAATTTTCGTGCTTGGGTGCAAATCCTCACAGAACACCAAAATCGGATTTACGCAGCTAGTGGGGATTTGATGGTGCTGGGTTTGGGTGGTAGTGCAGCGGGTACAGGGTTAAATACCCATCCCCAATATCGCACCCGTGTGGTAGAAACTCTTTCAGAACTAATTAACACTCCTTTACAACCTGCACCCCACTTGATGGCAGCTATGCAGAGTATGGCACCATTTGTCAATGTTTCCGGTGCTTTGCGTAACTTAGCCCAAGATCTGGTTAAAATCTCCCACGATTTGCGATTGATGGACTCCGGGCCGAAAACTGGTTTAAAAGAAATTCAGCTACCACCAGTGCAACCTGGTTCTTCGATTATGCCGGGTAAGTATAACCCAGTCATGGCAGAGATGACATCAATGGTGTGTTTTCAGGTAATGGGTTATGATAGCGCGATCGCACTGGCAGCCCAAGCAGGACAATTAGAACTGAATGTGATGATGCCACTGATTGCCTATAACTTAATTCACAGCATCGAAATTCTTGGTAATACTATTGCCGTACTCACCGAACGCTGCATTCAAGGAATTACTGCCAACCGAGAACGTTGTTTAGCATATGCGGAAGGCAGTTTAGCTTTAGTAACAGCTTTAAATACTCACATTGGCTATTTGAATGCCGCAGCTGTAGCAAAAGAATCTTTGGAAACAGGCAAATCTCTGCGGCAGATTGTACTGGAAAAAGGGCTAATGAGTGAGGCGGAATTAGCCAAAGTTTTAAATTTAGAACAAATGAGCCAAATTGTACCCCTCGAATAA
- the pgsA gene encoding CDP-diacylglycerol--glycerol-3-phosphate 3-phosphatidyltransferase — MTLPNWITFSRLLGLPFLLYGLHNPTPTARWVCLAIFLVAAGTDWLDGYLARKLNQISDLGKFLDPLVDKLLVLAPLLAFIELGQIPAWGVFLILARELAIAGWRVNQTKITGANIWGKLKTVSQIIAIALLIAPLPEIWKIPSLIAFWISVALTLISGAIYLLPQTSSISTPNETDSKSSERRIIGGGNA; from the coding sequence ATGACTTTACCTAATTGGATTACCTTCTCCCGCCTTTTGGGGTTGCCATTTCTGCTTTACGGTTTACATAACCCCACGCCAACAGCTAGGTGGGTGTGCTTGGCAATTTTTTTAGTTGCAGCTGGTACTGACTGGTTAGATGGTTATTTAGCGCGGAAACTCAATCAAATTAGTGACTTGGGTAAATTTCTCGACCCTTTAGTGGATAAATTGCTAGTACTCGCCCCATTACTAGCTTTTATTGAACTCGGACAAATTCCGGCTTGGGGAGTATTTCTGATATTGGCGCGGGAATTAGCGATCGCAGGTTGGCGTGTCAATCAAACAAAAATTACTGGTGCAAATATTTGGGGCAAACTCAAAACTGTTAGCCAAATAATTGCGATCGCCCTTTTAATTGCACCCTTACCGGAAATCTGGAAAATTCCTTCCCTTATCGCTTTCTGGATTTCTGTCGCCCTGACGTTGATTTCTGGAGCAATTTATCTTTTACCGCAAACAAGCAGCATAAGTACCCCAAATGAAACAGATTCAAAGTCAAGCGAACGTAGAATAATTGGTGGAGGTAATGCTTGA
- a CDS encoding HepT-like ribonuclease domain-containing protein: protein MSRNLKLYLEDIVSSCTKILHYTQGMTFEEFVADERTFDAVIFNLLVIGEAVKNFPQDIRTRHPQIEWRKIAGLRDILAHTYFQVEDEIIWDIVQSKIRPLQLQVQQLLDTGFGF, encoded by the coding sequence ATGTCACGTAATCTCAAGTTGTATTTAGAAGATATTGTTTCGAGTTGTACGAAAATACTGCATTACACCCAAGGTATGACTTTTGAAGAGTTTGTTGCAGATGAACGTACTTTTGATGCTGTAATTTTTAACCTTTTAGTAATTGGGGAAGCTGTGAAAAATTTTCCCCAAGATATACGTACTCGTCATCCTCAAATAGAGTGGCGTAAGATTGCTGGCTTACGGGATATTCTTGCTCATACCTATTTTCAAGTGGAAGATGAGATTATTTGGGATATTGTGCAAAGTAAAATACGACCTTTACAACTACAAGTACAGCAGTTATTAGATACAGGTTTTGGATTCTGA
- a CDS encoding nucleotidyltransferase family protein, protein MQRDKVIATLRNLKTNLRVLGVHSLALFGSVARDEAQCNSDVDILVDFEPPITFDRYMDVKLYLEDQLGTRVDLVTWKALKPQIRETVEQEAIYVT, encoded by the coding sequence ATGCAACGAGATAAAGTAATTGCTACTCTAAGAAATCTGAAGACTAATTTGAGAGTTTTAGGTGTTCATTCCCTAGCTTTGTTTGGTTCTGTGGCTAGAGATGAAGCTCAATGCAATAGCGATGTAGATATTTTGGTTGATTTCGAGCCACCGATAACCTTTGACCGCTACATGGACGTGAAATTATATTTAGAAGATCAGTTGGGAACTCGCGTAGATTTGGTGACTTGGAAAGCTCTGAAGCCACAAATTCGTGAAACTGTAGAGCAAGAAGCAATCTATGTCACGTAA
- a CDS encoding NAD-dependent epimerase/dehydratase family protein, whose translation MRILIMGGTRFIGVYLTQLLVQQGHEVVLFNRGNRPAPVGRVGQITGDRTDATQLKEKLSKENFDAIFDNNGRELTDTQPLAEIFQDRVQNFIYMSSAGVYLKSDQMPHTEGDAIDPKSRHRGKYETEAYLTQQKIPFTSIRPTYIYGPQNYNDLEAWFFDRIVRDRPIPIPGNGLHITQLGHVKDLARAMTKVLGNSKALRQIYNVSGDRFVTFDGLARACAVAAGKSPDEIKIVHYDPKKFDFGKRKAFPLRTQHFFASVNKAITELDWQPEYDLISGLKDSFENDYLVSERDKAEIDFSVDEEILQANSQ comes from the coding sequence ATGCGAATTTTAATTATGGGTGGCACTCGATTTATTGGCGTCTACCTCACTCAACTGCTAGTGCAGCAAGGACATGAGGTGGTACTTTTCAATCGTGGCAATCGTCCGGCACCAGTTGGGCGCGTAGGACAAATTACGGGCGATCGCACTGACGCCACCCAACTCAAAGAAAAACTGTCTAAAGAAAATTTTGATGCCATTTTTGACAATAACGGGCGGGAACTTACTGATACTCAACCACTAGCAGAAATTTTTCAAGACCGCGTGCAAAATTTTATCTACATGAGTTCTGCTGGCGTGTATCTGAAATCAGACCAAATGCCTCATACCGAAGGCGATGCCATCGATCCGAAAAGTCGCCACCGGGGTAAATATGAAACAGAAGCTTACTTGACACAACAAAAAATACCCTTTACCTCTATTCGTCCCACATACATCTACGGGCCCCAAAACTACAACGACTTGGAAGCTTGGTTTTTTGACCGAATTGTGCGCGATCGCCCTATTCCCATTCCTGGCAATGGGTTACATATTACCCAGCTAGGACATGTCAAAGATTTGGCCAGGGCTATGACCAAAGTTTTGGGCAATTCTAAAGCGCTAAGGCAAATTTACAACGTCTCTGGCGATCGCTTTGTCACTTTTGATGGTTTAGCCCGTGCGTGCGCTGTTGCTGCTGGCAAATCTCCTGACGAAATCAAAATCGTCCATTACGACCCGAAAAAGTTTGATTTCGGCAAGCGCAAAGCTTTTCCCCTGCGGACACAGCACTTCTTTGCCTCAGTGAATAAAGCCATAACAGAATTAGATTGGCAGCCCGAGTATGATTTAATTTCGGGGTTAAAAGACTCATTCGAGAATGATTATTTGGTGTCAGAGCGAGATAAGGCAGAAATAGATTTTTCTGTAGATGAGGAGATTTTGCAAGCGAACAGTCAATAG
- a CDS encoding glycosyltransferase, which translates to MPLKYALVHEWLTPKATGGSELVVREILNHVDADLYALIDFESSNPESYLYKRQIGTTFLQHFPFARRGIQKYLPFLPLAIEQLDLRAYDIILSSSHAVAKGILTTPEQLHICYCHSPMRYAWDLTFDYLRASKLGSGLPGWATRYLLHSLRSWDVLSANRVDYFIANSQHTARRIWRCYRRKATVIYPPVNIESFPFLADKEDFYLTVSRLVSYKQVSLIVRAFNQMQKKLVVIGTGSEMKKIREMANSNIQILGWQPDEVVKKYMAHAKGFVYAACEDFGIALVEAQACGTPVIAYGAGGAKETVRDIRTWGETGTGILFEEQTEAALIEATETFETYRGKFNPEYARSHAAQFQAPVFAQCYLEFLHKCIEKKFQKSV; encoded by the coding sequence GTGCCCTTGAAATATGCTTTAGTGCATGAGTGGCTGACACCTAAAGCCACAGGCGGTTCAGAACTAGTAGTGCGGGAAATTCTGAACCATGTTGATGCGGACTTATACGCCCTCATCGATTTTGAATCTAGCAACCCGGAGAGTTATTTATACAAGCGTCAAATTGGCACGACGTTTCTTCAGCATTTCCCCTTTGCCCGCAGAGGTATACAAAAGTACTTGCCTTTTTTACCTTTAGCAATTGAACAACTCGATTTGCGGGCGTATGACATAATTCTCTCTTCATCCCATGCTGTTGCTAAAGGGATTCTCACTACTCCTGAACAGTTGCATATTTGCTACTGCCACAGTCCCATGCGCTATGCCTGGGACTTAACGTTTGACTATCTACGCGCCAGCAAGTTGGGAAGTGGTTTACCTGGGTGGGCAACTCGATATTTATTACACAGTTTGCGTTCGTGGGATGTATTGAGTGCTAATCGTGTTGATTACTTTATTGCCAATTCCCAGCATACAGCTCGGCGAATTTGGCGCTGTTATCGACGCAAAGCAACTGTTATCTATCCGCCTGTTAATATCGAGAGTTTTCCTTTTTTGGCTGACAAAGAGGATTTTTATCTAACTGTTTCCCGGTTGGTTAGTTACAAACAAGTATCTTTAATCGTCAGGGCTTTTAACCAAATGCAAAAAAAATTAGTAGTAATTGGTACAGGTTCAGAAATGAAAAAAATTCGTGAAATGGCAAACTCTAATATACAAATATTGGGGTGGCAACCTGATGAGGTTGTAAAAAAATATATGGCTCATGCTAAAGGTTTCGTGTATGCAGCTTGTGAAGATTTTGGCATTGCCTTAGTAGAAGCACAAGCTTGTGGCACGCCAGTGATTGCTTATGGTGCTGGTGGTGCCAAAGAAACAGTGCGGGATATTCGCACGTGGGGAGAAACTGGAACGGGTATATTGTTTGAGGAACAAACAGAGGCGGCTTTAATAGAAGCCACAGAAACGTTTGAAACCTACAGAGGTAAGTTTAATCCCGAGTATGCGCGATCGCACGCCGCTCAGTTTCAAGCGCCAGTTTTCGCTCAGTGTTACCTAGAATTTTTACACAAGTGCATTGAAAAAAAATTTCAAAAGTCCGTGTAA
- a CDS encoding sugar transferase — MTAQSSLLSGKRSRSASRTGRSFSDSASVTEARLQPGEARLTWIGRSRTFLKRGQSRKTTPRFKPRGLSFQALNGEFAKRLFDIVFSLSVLILFSPVYLILASLIALSSEGPIFYIQERVGKNYRPFNCIKFRTMVTNADEILMQMMDTSPEMRHEFESNFKLKHDPRITTIGKFLRITSLDEFPQFWNVLKGDMSVVGPRPLVTEELPKYGCHIDQILTIRPGITGLWQVSGRNDIPYPRRVQIDLHYVKFRNFWLDLWIVLKTIRVVIMPKDNGAY, encoded by the coding sequence ATGACTGCCCAGAGCTCACTCCTCTCCGGCAAGCGATCGCGTAGTGCATCCAGGACAGGGCGCTCTTTTTCTGATAGTGCCTCTGTGACTGAAGCACGTTTACAACCCGGTGAAGCTAGGTTGACGTGGATCGGGCGATCGCGTACATTCCTAAAACGCGGTCAATCCAGAAAGACGACTCCCAGGTTTAAACCCAGAGGTTTGTCTTTTCAGGCTTTAAACGGAGAGTTTGCCAAGCGACTGTTTGATATTGTCTTTTCGCTCTCTGTACTAATTTTGTTTTCCCCCGTCTACTTAATTTTGGCCTCTCTAATTGCTTTAAGCTCAGAAGGCCCAATTTTTTATATCCAGGAACGGGTAGGTAAAAACTACAGGCCTTTTAATTGCATTAAATTCCGCACGATGGTGACTAATGCTGACGAAATACTCATGCAAATGATGGATACATCGCCTGAGATGCGGCACGAGTTTGAAAGCAATTTTAAGCTCAAGCATGACCCCCGGATTACAACAATTGGTAAATTTTTGAGAATTACTAGTTTGGACGAATTTCCTCAGTTCTGGAACGTCCTAAAAGGGGACATGAGTGTTGTTGGTCCGCGACCTTTGGTAACGGAAGAACTACCTAAATATGGTTGTCACATCGATCAGATTTTGACTATTCGACCTGGCATAACTGGTTTATGGCAGGTCTCTGGACGCAATGACATTCCTTACCCTAGGCGAGTACAAATTGACCTGCATTATGTAAAATTCAGGAATTTTTGGCTCGATTTATGGATAGTTTTGAAAACGATTCGTGTGGTCATTATGCCCAAAGATAACGGAGCTTACTGA
- the gmd gene encoding GDP-mannose 4,6-dehydratase, whose translation MTQQKRALITGITGQDGSYLSEFLLEQGYEVHGIIRRTSTFNTDRIDHIYEDPHKEGVRLFLHYGDLTDGTTLRRILEEIQPTEIYNLGAQSHVRVSFDAPEYTVDAVGMGTLRLLEAIRDYQRRTGIQVRFYQAGSSEMFGLVQEVPQKETTPFYPRSPYACAKVYAHWQTVNYRESYGLFACNGILFNHESPRRGETFVTRKITMAVARIFAGRQKKLYMGNLDAKRDWGYAKDYVRAMWMMLQQDEPDDYVIATGETHSVREFLGLAFGYVNLNWQDYVEFDSRYLRPAEVDLLIGDSTKARQKLGWKPSVTFAELVALMVEADLQALGLTSPNGTVANVIKDNAMIRQEVGVLHL comes from the coding sequence ATGACGCAACAAAAGCGAGCGTTGATTACTGGTATTACCGGTCAAGATGGTTCCTATTTGAGTGAGTTTTTACTCGAACAAGGTTATGAGGTTCATGGCATTATTCGCCGGACTTCCACCTTCAACACAGACCGCATCGATCACATTTATGAAGACCCTCACAAAGAGGGAGTGCGGCTGTTTCTTCACTACGGCGACTTGACGGACGGTACCACACTGCGCCGCATTTTAGAAGAAATCCAGCCAACAGAAATTTACAACCTAGGCGCTCAATCCCATGTGAGGGTAAGCTTTGATGCACCAGAATACACGGTTGATGCCGTTGGAATGGGAACGCTGCGCTTGTTAGAAGCGATCCGCGATTATCAGCGTCGTACTGGTATTCAAGTGCGTTTCTATCAAGCTGGCTCTTCAGAAATGTTTGGCTTGGTACAAGAAGTGCCCCAAAAGGAAACTACGCCGTTTTACCCCCGCAGCCCCTATGCCTGCGCTAAGGTTTATGCTCACTGGCAAACAGTAAACTATCGAGAGTCTTACGGTTTGTTTGCCTGCAATGGCATACTTTTTAACCACGAATCTCCCCGACGGGGTGAAACATTTGTCACGCGCAAGATTACAATGGCAGTGGCCCGCATTTTTGCCGGCAGACAGAAAAAATTGTACATGGGTAATCTAGACGCTAAGCGAGATTGGGGTTACGCCAAAGATTACGTCAGGGCAATGTGGATGATGTTGCAACAAGATGAGCCTGACGACTATGTGATTGCCACTGGTGAAACTCATTCAGTGCGAGAGTTTCTAGGACTGGCATTTGGTTATGTAAATCTCAATTGGCAAGATTATGTAGAATTTGACTCACGCTATCTCCGCCCAGCAGAAGTAGATTTGCTAATAGGTGATTCTACAAAAGCACGGCAAAAGTTGGGTTGGAAACCCTCGGTAACATTTGCAGAACTAGTTGCCCTGATGGTGGAAGCAGACTTACAAGCCTTGGGATTAACTTCTCCTAATGGAACAGTGGCAAACGTAATTAAGGATAATGCCATGATTAGGCAAGAAGTAGGCGTGTTGCACCTGTGA
- a CDS encoding GDP-L-fucose synthase family protein codes for MNALELTNKRILVTGGSGFLGRQVVDQLCKAGASLEKITVPRSRDCDLRLMENCQRAADQQDIIIHLAAHVGGIGLNREKPAELFYDNLMMGTQLIHAAYQAGVEKFVCVGTICAYPKFTPVPFKEDDLWNGYPEETNAPYGVAKKALLVQLQAYRQQYGFNGIYLLPVNLYGPEDNFDPRSSHVIPALIRKVYEAQIKGEKKIPVWGDGSPTREFLYSEDAARGIVMGTHFYNDSEPVNLGTGYEISIRDLINLICELMEYEGEIVWETDKPNGQPRRCLDTERAKQAFGFTAQVDFKQGLKNTIDWWRKNAA; via the coding sequence ATGAACGCCTTAGAACTAACGAATAAACGGATTCTCGTCACCGGAGGCTCAGGTTTTCTGGGACGACAGGTAGTAGACCAGTTGTGTAAAGCTGGAGCGAGTTTAGAGAAAATCACAGTACCGCGATCGCGTGATTGCGATTTACGCTTGATGGAAAATTGTCAGCGTGCAGCTGACCAACAAGACATTATCATCCATCTAGCTGCACACGTCGGCGGTATTGGTCTCAACCGTGAAAAACCCGCCGAATTGTTTTACGACAACTTGATGATGGGAACCCAGCTAATTCACGCTGCCTATCAAGCTGGTGTGGAGAAATTCGTCTGTGTAGGTACTATCTGCGCCTATCCCAAATTTACCCCAGTGCCATTTAAAGAAGATGACCTGTGGAATGGCTACCCAGAAGAAACCAACGCCCCCTACGGTGTGGCAAAAAAAGCTTTGTTAGTACAGCTACAGGCTTACCGTCAACAGTACGGCTTTAATGGTATTTATCTTTTGCCAGTGAATTTGTACGGGCCAGAAGATAATTTTGACCCCAGAAGTTCCCACGTGATCCCGGCACTAATTCGCAAAGTTTACGAAGCACAAATCAAGGGAGAAAAGAAAATCCCTGTTTGGGGTGATGGCAGTCCTACCCGCGAGTTTCTCTATTCAGAAGATGCAGCACGGGGAATTGTCATGGGTACTCATTTCTACAACGACTCGGAACCAGTGAACTTGGGAACTGGTTACGAAATCTCCATCCGCGATTTGATTAATCTAATTTGTGAATTGATGGAGTATGAGGGTGAAATTGTTTGGGAAACCGACAAACCTAACGGTCAACCCCGTCGTTGTTTGGATACCGAAAGGGCAAAACAAGCTTTTGGTTTTACTGCTCAAGTAGACTTCAAACAAGGGCTTAAGAATACGATTGACTGGTGGCGTAAGAACGCTGCTTGA
- a CDS encoding 5-formyltetrahydrofolate cyclo-ligase, which produces MEKTQLRRSLLKKRQSMSVEQWKQKSDRICTHILTSPLFTEAKTVLAYFSFRQEPDLNPLFDAYSTKIWGLPRCVGNSLYWHIWTLNDTVQIGAYGISEPHPDAPNIDPTEVDLILIPCVACDYQGYRLGYGGGYYDRLLAAPEWEKKPTIGIVFDFAYLPELPIEPWDKPLGAVCTETGLNYLL; this is translated from the coding sequence ATGGAAAAAACACAACTACGCCGATCGCTTTTGAAAAAACGTCAATCTATGTCAGTTGAACAATGGAAACAAAAGAGCGATCGCATTTGCACGCACATTCTCACTTCACCACTGTTTACCGAGGCAAAAACAGTTCTTGCTTATTTCAGCTTTCGTCAAGAACCAGATTTGAATCCCTTGTTTGATGCCTACTCTACAAAAATATGGGGACTACCTCGTTGCGTTGGCAACTCTCTGTATTGGCATATTTGGACACTTAATGACACAGTACAAATTGGGGCTTATGGCATTAGCGAACCTCATCCTGACGCCCCAAACATAGACCCTACTGAAGTGGATTTAATTCTCATACCTTGTGTTGCTTGTGACTATCAAGGATATCGCTTGGGTTACGGTGGAGGATATTACGATCGCTTGCTAGCTGCACCTGAGTGGGAAAAGAAACCGACAATTGGCATTGTTTTTGATTTTGCCTATTTGCCTGAATTGCCTATTGAACCTTGGGATAAACCTTTAGGTGCTGTTTGTACAGAAACTGGATTGAATTATTTGCTTTAG
- a CDS encoding carbohydrate ABC transporter permease, translating to MNFSKSNSQLHILTIYGLLGAIALVTLFPLLWLISTALKSQTENIFQSPPQLLPSQPTLENFVSVWQTNPFGQYLFNSTLVAVLTVGLNLLFCALAAYPLARLSFPGRDWIFIAIVSTIMIPFQIVMIPLYILTVQLGLRNTYLGMIFPSLASAFGIFLLRQAFMSVPKEMEEAARMDGCSELGLWWNIMLPAIRPALVTLAIFVFIGSWSDFLWPLIVIQDENLYTLPLGVAKLAGTFSLDWRLVAAGSVISIVPVLILFLFLQRYIVPTETGSGVKG from the coding sequence ATGAATTTTTCAAAGAGCAACTCACAACTTCATATTCTGACAATCTACGGACTCTTAGGGGCGATCGCATTAGTAACCCTCTTTCCCTTGCTTTGGCTAATTAGTACGGCATTAAAATCTCAAACGGAAAATATCTTTCAGTCGCCGCCGCAGTTATTGCCAAGTCAACCTACTTTGGAAAATTTTGTCAGTGTTTGGCAAACCAACCCCTTTGGACAGTATTTATTCAACAGTACTCTTGTAGCGGTGCTGACTGTTGGCTTAAATTTACTGTTTTGCGCTTTGGCTGCTTATCCTCTAGCAAGACTGTCCTTTCCGGGAAGAGACTGGATTTTTATTGCGATCGTTTCTACAATTATGATTCCTTTCCAGATTGTGATGATTCCTCTATATATTTTGACAGTCCAGTTGGGTTTAAGAAACACTTATTTAGGAATGATTTTTCCGAGCTTAGCTTCTGCTTTTGGCATTTTTCTATTACGACAAGCTTTTATGAGTGTTCCCAAAGAAATGGAAGAAGCAGCACGGATGGATGGCTGTTCAGAGCTAGGCTTATGGTGGAATATCATGTTACCAGCAATTCGTCCTGCACTGGTTACTCTGGCAATTTTTGTTTTTATCGGTTCCTGGAGTGACTTTCTTTGGCCTTTAATTGTCATCCAAGACGAAAATTTATATACCCTGCCTTTGGGAGTTGCCAAACTAGCGGGTACGTTCTCTCTTGATTGGCGCTTAGTAGCTGCTGGATCGGTAATATCTATTGTTCCTGTACTGATATTATTTTTATTTTTACAACGCTATATAGTACCGACAGAAACTGGAAGTGGTGTGAAAGGATAG
- a CDS encoding sugar transferase produces MNFSPQPLHRSVKSITKRVIDILGAVVGLLVTAVVTVPVSIATLIDNPGPIFYCQIRCGLNGKPFRMWKFRSMIVGADKLKHLVKNEATGHIFKCTEDPRITRVGKILRRTSLDELPQFWNVLRGEMSLVGTRPPTPDEVMHYQAHHWQRLRVKPGMTGEWQVNGRSSIKDFENIVDMDIDYQRKWSIAYDLSLIFKTILVVLTKRGAY; encoded by the coding sequence ATTAATTTTTCACCCCAACCTCTACATCGGTCTGTTAAAAGTATTACAAAAAGAGTAATTGACATTCTAGGAGCTGTTGTTGGGCTGTTAGTTACAGCCGTAGTGACAGTTCCTGTATCAATTGCTACTCTAATTGACAATCCCGGCCCGATATTTTATTGCCAAATTCGCTGTGGTTTGAACGGAAAACCCTTTAGGATGTGGAAATTCCGTTCTATGATTGTCGGTGCAGATAAACTCAAGCATTTAGTGAAAAACGAAGCTACAGGTCATATCTTTAAGTGCACTGAAGACCCTCGTATTACTCGCGTAGGTAAAATTTTACGCCGCACTAGTTTAGATGAATTACCTCAGTTTTGGAACGTTCTACGCGGAGAGATGAGCTTAGTTGGTACTCGTCCGCCTACTCCTGATGAAGTAATGCATTACCAAGCACATCACTGGCAAAGACTGCGAGTTAAACCAGGTATGACAGGAGAATGGCAAGTAAATGGTCGTTCTAGCATCAAAGACTTTGAAAATATCGTCGATATGGATATTGACTATCAACGCAAATGGTCAATAGCCTACGATCTTAGTCTGATTTTCAAAACTATCTTGGTGGTACTGACAAAACGTGGAGCCTACTAA